ACTGTTGACGGTGTTAATCGAGAGTTTGCGTTGTGCAGCAACATCTTCAACAAATTGTTGATAAATGTCAGCAGACAATTCTTGCAACAACGCTTTTTCTTCCGGTGTTTTACTACTCAATGGATCGGTGATTGTTTTATACGCGCCAGTTTTTATTGGTGTATAACCGATCTTGAATTGCTCTATAAATTCCTTGAGTTGAAAGAGGGGAAGATAACACCCGATGCTGCCAATGGTTGCAGCGCCGGTTGCAATAATAGAGTCAGAACTGCAAGCGATGTAGTAACCGCCCGATGTGCATACATTTTCAACAAGGGTGATTACTGGTTTTGGATACTGTTTTTTGAGTGCTTGTATTTCATTGAATAATGCTTGGCTTGAGCCAGCAGCGCCGCCTGGGCATTCTATTTTAAGTAATACCGCTTTTATTGAGTTATCTTTAAAAAATGTAGTGAGCTGGTTATTGTAATACGATGCATCGTAGAGAATTCCTTTGATGGTGAGAACGCCAACCTTGGTGCTTGGTACCAGCAGCTTGCTATATTGTTTTCTGATGCTTTCAAAAACCATGGGTGCAAAATGTATGATGAGCAGTATGATGAAAATATTTTTAAGATAATCGAAAAATTTCACGTTGTTC
This genomic interval from Candidatus Dependentiae bacterium contains the following:
- a CDS encoding S49 family peptidase, with product MKFFDYLKNIFIILLIIHFAPMVFESIRKQYSKLLVPSTKVGVLTIKGILYDASYYNNQLTTFFKDNSIKAVLLKIECPGGAAGSSQALFNEIQALKKQYPKPVITLVENVCTSGGYYIACSSDSIIATGAATIGSIGCYLPLFQLKEFIEQFKIGYTPIKTGAYKTITDPLSSKTPEEKALLQELSADIYQQFVEDVAAQRKLSINTVNS